AGTGCGGCGGCAATCTGCTGAACCTCGATCGCATCGAAGGGTTTGCGCAGGATCAGCAACCGATCGCTCATACCCAACCGTGCCGCAATTTCGGCCCACGAATGGTCCGAATAGGCTGTGCAGATTACGACCTGAATGCGACCATCAACCTCCCACAGTCGCTGAATCGTTTCCAGGCCGTCCCAGCCCGGAGGCATCCGCATATCGACGAATGCCACGGCATAGGGGCGCCCCTCCTCCCTTGCCATCTGGACCAATGCGAGAGCAGCCTGCCCCTGAACCGCGTAATCCAACTCGAAGCAATCCAGCGCTTCCACAAGCGGCGCCCCACCAAACAAATCCGTACGCGCTCGATTCAGATCTTTGTCTTCCGGTTGAGATTGAAGGATCCGCCGAAAATCTTCATGGATCGACTGATTATCGTCGACGATCAAGACTCGAGGATTCTTGCTGTGGTTATCCATCTGAATGAATACCGGCTCCCCGTCGGGAACGTCCTACCATCAAGACTGATCGCGGACTTCGGTCTCTTGTCTTCGACTGGTCAAGAATTCATGCATATCTTTGATCAAGGAGAGCAGGTCCTGTGCGCAGTGCTCAAGAGTCGACGCATGCTGACGCTGGACTGGATTCAGCGGGCTATCGAGCAAGAGAGTCACTTTCGCGATCAACTCATTCATCGGTGTGAGGATTTCGTGGCTCATGATTGCGAGAAACTCTTCCTTCTGGCGAAGCATCACCCCAACTGGTTCCTGTGAATCGTCAGTACGGGATCCGGTTATTCGGCTGGCAATTTGCTCCTGAAGCTGTTGATTCACGGCGCGTACGTCAGTCGTCCGTTGCCTGACATTCTGGGCCAGCCCCTCAATCTGTAGCTTCACCGCACGAGCCAGGTTCCATTTCTTGGTCAAGGCGTTGGCCATCTGAACGACCTCGATGCTGTTGAATGGTTTCATCAGAATGAGCAACTTGTCGGTATCGCCAATGCGGCGACTGACGTCTTCCCATGGATGGTCGGAATAGGCCGAACAGACGACGATTTGGATTTCAGGATCGACATACCACAGATGCTCGATGGTCTCGAGCCCATCCCAGCCCGGGGGCATACGCATATCCACAAAGGCCGCCGCATAGGGCACCCCACTCTGACGAGCCGTCTGAGCAAGCCCGAATCCCTCGCGACCTTGGGTTGCAAACTCCAGTTCATACGACACATGCGTGGGAAGGGTCGGGGTCTCTCCAAACAGAGCCGCCCGTGCGTGGTCCAGTGCTCCCGAATCTATCGGTGGAGACAATATTTTCCTGAAGTCCTCGTGAATATTGACATTGTCGTCAATAATGAGAATCCGACGGTTAATGATGTCTCGGTCAATGGTCATGCCGCTGCCTCGACAAGAACCAGCGGCAGGTCCAACGTGAACGTCGCCCCCTGTCCTTCACCGGCACTTTGAGCCTGCAAGGCGCCGCCAAGATTCTTCGCCACAATGGCGGAACTGTGCAGTCCAAGCCCATGACCAGCCTTTCGCGTGGTAAAACCCTGTGCAAACAGCTTGTGGAGGTTTTCCGCCTTGACCCCCCCACCCGTGTCGATCACTTCCAATCGTGCGAAGGCGCTGCCAGCCGGCACGCCAAGCCGCAAGGTGAGACAACGCGTGCTGCCCGAGTGCTCGATCATCGCGTTCTTGGCATTCGTGATGAGATTCACCAATACCTGTAGCACCTGGTGCCGATCCGTCATAATGGCAGGGATGGGGCGATATTCCCGCACCACTTGGATATGATACTTCTCCGGCTCAGGCATCGCCATGATCAACGCCTGTTCCATCATGTCTTCAACCGAGACCGGTTCTCGAATACTCCCCGCACGTGCGATGTCTTGCTGCGACATGATCACTTGCTTGATGTGATCGACCTTCTTCACCAGCGAGTCGAGTTCCTGTTGGATGGTCTGATGGCTTCCACTGAGAGATTCGGCGACCAACCCCAGATAAGAAGGAATCTGCTTCCCCTTTGGATCAGCCGTCAAAAATGACTGCAGATTATCCTGATGCTCGCTGAACAGTGCCGCAATGCGGCAGACATCGCCCACCATCGGCTTCTTGAGCGTCTTGAGCAAGGTATCCGTCGAGACGTTAATACTGTTGAGCACATTACCGACATTATGAAGAACACTCGACGCCACATCCGCCATACCTGCTTGGCGTGAGGCATTCATGAGCTGCTGATACAACTTCTCCTTTTCGGCTTCGGCTTTTTTTCGGTGATCCATCTCGATGTGCAAATTCGTATTCGTCACCTCGAGTTCCTGGTTCTTTTGGAGAATTTGAACGCGGGAGACCTCCAATTCATTGTTTGCTTCCTTGAGTTGTGAATTTGCCCGATCCAGCTCCGTGACATCGTGAAACGAAACGAGCGCACCTCGCACCGTCGATCCATCATCCATGATCGGGACTGTCGTCACGATAAACTTTTTTGACTCTCCCTCTTCGCCTGGCAAGAAGAGTGAAATATTGTCTTGCGGCTGCTTGTCCATAATCGCCCTGGTCCAGGGATACACCGTCAAGGCCCCAGTTGAATTCGACGACTTCCAGGCAATGGCCCCAAGGTCGGTGCCGATCAGAGCGGTCACGGACTTCCCCACCGCTCGACTGAAGGTTTCATTCGTCAATACGATGAGGTCCCGTGTGTCGATCATCACCACACCCTGCGTAAGTGCATCGAGCGCGGCTTTGACTCGTGTCGGAACTATGCCGGATGGGTCTAATTGTCGAAGAGTGCGTTTCATGAAGACAAGATAGCCGATAAATCCCATCACGCCGACGAAGGTGAGGAACCGCACCCATGGATCGTTCAAAAACCGCTCCGTCTCCGACATGTCGGCTTTACGGAATGCGACTTGGAGCACTCCCCACGACTCATCCCCGGCAAAGATTGGGACTTGGAGAAATTCCAGTGATGATGCGCCACCGGATGGCTGCACCCAGATGCGAGTATGGTCCCCAATCTGAGCAAGAACCTCTCCGCTTTGAAGGACCAACGCCAACGAACGGATCTCAGGATTCCGCTGAGCAAACCGCGCCATCGATAGTTTGATGGTCGCAATCTGCTGATGCTCCGCCAACGCAGAGTATTGAACTGCCAAGGCCTCGGCCACATCGCGACGATATTCAAAGTCTTGGCGATCGTGGTTAGGCACTAGACCAACCAAGGCGTCACCCGCCAGCATGACGCTGAGCGTCAGACTCGTGAGACCAAAGCTGATCCAGACCAAGGGACTCACATTCATGATAGACATACCCTTATATGAGCGTTTCCGCTTCTTACTCGGTTTCTAGCCTGAAGAAGTTAAGCCCCGTCCCTATCTGCGGAATGGCTGTTGCCTCGGTCTCTCGATGACCGGATCTCCTCTAGATCTCCCATCTGTCTTTGAGTTTCGGTGGTGCTAGAACCAATTAGCTTGGCATGAACCACGAACGCTTCGATGAGGCAACACCAACGTCGATCTCGCGATAGGCGTAGCCACGCGAGCTACTCGTGGGATTATCGGGACATGAAAGCGGCCTCTGTTCCCCTCCAGAACCCCTTCAGCTCAAGCAATACGCGCCTTGGCCGCTTGATCCCTTGGCAAAGTCTTGATAACCCTTTGTTCATCATGACAAAATTACTTTTTATCTACACTTCACGGATTGCGAAATACACAGTTGTGCCTTTTTTGATACAGAGTGACATTTTATTGATTTAATATTTTACATTTAAAATCATGCTGTTATATTAAATAAACCATGGCACTTTAATTGCTTGTGTCTTTTTGGGAGAATGGTGCCTTCGGAACGAAGCTCTAACGAGGGAGGACTTGTGCGGAATCAACAAACCTTAGCATCAACGGTCACCTGTTCCGGCGTCGGGCTACACTCAGGACAATCCGCGTCCATCACGCTGCGCCCCGCTCCTCCAAACACCGGCATCGTTTTCGTTAACCGTAGTTCAGACGTTGATGCGTATCTACCTGTCTCCATTGAGCATAAAATCCCAACCGAACTATGCACCGCTATCAAGGGAAATGGGTTTCAGGTCCAAACCATTGAGCATTTACTGGCGGCTCTGTCGGGCATGGATATCGATAACGCCTTTATTGAAGTGACGGCCACCGAAGTGCCGGTCATGGATGGAAGCGCTGCACCCTTTGTCAGACTCATTCAGTCTGCCGGCATAGTGCCCCAGGAGCGAAAACGGTCGTTTCTCAAAATCATGGCGCCGATTGAAATCACAGATGGATCAAAGCGGGTGCGGATCGAGCCATCTCCTACCCCCCGGATTACCTATTCGATTCACTATGATCACCCGCTGATCAAGACACAGACGTATGACTACGATTGCTCAGTCGGTACATTTGAGAATGAGATTGCAGAAGCCCGCACATTCGGCTTTCTCCAAGAAGTTCAAGCCTTGTGGGCTCGTGGGCTCGGAAAGGGGGGGACACTCGACAATACGGTCGTCCTCTCCGGCGACGGTATCGTGAATCAATCCGGCCTTCGATTTGACGATGAATTTGTTCGTCACAAGATCCTGGATCTGATCGGTGATTTTTCGCTCTTAGGGATGCCCTTCATCGGACATATCGTCGCAGATCGTTCAGGGCATGCGCTCCACACCCGGCTTGTCCAGCAAATCCTGTCCCAGCCAGACAAGTGGGTGCTCCTGAACGTTGAGACTTCAGAAGTGGCAGTGCATGCAAGTCCCTACAGCACCCCACGTCAACCAGCCGTGGCTCTTCAGGCTTCGTAGCTCATAGGCACTTTTCTTACTGTCTAGTGAGTTGCGGTCTTTCGGTAGGACGTACGACACAATTCAGAACATCGTAGGATGGTACGCCGGGGGTGAGGAACCTCACCCCCGGCGTATCGCATCACATTGGGGTTACTTCTTCTTCTTCTTCGCTGCTGCCTTCTTCGTTGCCAAGAGTCTCACCCCCCTTCGCATTATCAAGTTTGGCCCATGAACAGCAATTACTAGACGGCTTGAATCAACATATCGTCTAACGCTTCGAACGTATTGGGACCCACTTTTCTGAATCGCTTGTCGCGCTTGAGCGAGGTGGCAATCGACGTTAGCGGAGTTTTCCCTTTGATCTGCAACCCGCCTTCGATCAACCGCTGAACAAGCTCCTTTGCATGCATGGCTCGATTGGACTCCCGGAGTATTTCATAGGCGGCCTGGGGCACGCTCTTCCCTACATATTTACTCCGTCCAAGAAGAATTTCTCGAGACTGATCAGTCACATCCATAAGGGGAACCGGTCGGATTCCCTTTGAATCGTCCGTGGTAATGATTTGATTAGAAAGACTGGCAAGCTTGGCCTTGTCGGCCTCGACACGATAGAGCGTTTCAGCAAGTTCGAGATACTTCTTGATGGTGGCAATCTCGTCATCGAGCCGGCGACGTTTCTTTTCGAGCTCCTGATACCGACTCTTATAGGCATTGATCCGCTGCTCCAGACCAACGAGAATGTCTGTTAACTCCTCCACAAGCTCCTCACATAAAGCATGCTTGCTTTATATCATTGCTTAGAAACCTTGTCAAGTTTCATTATTTGAATAATACATTGCCTATTCAGTTCTATCGCTTGCAAGCAAGTAATCCTTTGATAGTCGGTGATCATAAGGCTTGCCTTGACAAGAGTAGCAGGATTTTTGTTGGCCGCAAGTCCGGTCATGTTACAATCGGGCGTGCCAAGTCCTCACGAATCACCCTCACATGATGTCCTGCTCCAAGCGGCAGTCGACGCCAGTCAAGCAGCAGGGGTTCTGTTGCTGCACTATGCCGCAACCGGCTTTCAGATCGAATACAAGAATCCCATCAATCTGGTCACCGATGCCGACCGAGCCGCCGAACAGTGCGTGATTGATCATCTAAAGGCTCGCTTTCCCGATCATCATTTTCTGGCCGAAGAGCGGGGTCGTGACAATGGCGGATCCTCCCCCTATCGATGGATTATTGATCCGCTTGATGGGACCACGAATTTTGCGCATGGTTATCCCACTTATTGCGTCTCCATTGGCCTCGAATACGAGAAGCGGTGTATCATCGGGGTCGTCTTCGATCCATCCCGGAATGAATTGTTCACAGCCATCGAACATCGTGGGGCGCAGGTAAATGGTCGGCCCATCCATGCGTCCGACACAAAGACGCTCGATAGCAGCCTTTTAGTCACCGGATTTGCGTACGACATCCGAGAAACTACACGGAACAACCTCGATCACTTTGCAAAATTTGCCCTGAAAGCTCAGGGGATCAGACGAACGGGATCGGCGGCTTTGGACCTGTGCTACGTGGCGGCAGGGCGGTTTGACGGATTCTGGGAGGTACGACTCAGCCCATGGGATATGGCTGCCGGTTCAGTCATCGCTCGTGAAGCTGGTGGGCGCTTGACCGATTTCAGCGGAAAAGACCTCTCCATCTATGGACAAGAACTCGTGGCGAGCAATGGACAGATCCACGAGGCGATGCTCGCCGTTTTGAATCACGCATCCCCCCAGCCATAACACGACAAGGAATCCGCACCGCTGTCGGCCGCGCGAATATACAATCCGATAGAGGATGCGGTATGCTGTCGGACGATTGACCAACAAAGGACCTCATGGCACGCTCCATTCCTCCGTCCGAACAGCCGAATACGCCAGCTTCCAGTGACAACCCAGGCAACCAGGCCTGGGAAGTGGAGTTACTCCGCGTACTCGTCAGCCGTAAAGGCACACAGGTTGAAGCCCAATGGGCCATCCATCCTCAGCTGAAGCAAGACCTACTGCCCGCTGAATGGCAAGAAGTGATGGATCTTATGGCCAAGGCGACCGACATCGTCGGTGAACGATTCTCCAAAGCCCTCGCCGATGTCGACCCCATTCGTCCTGGCAATGCCTGACCGTTCCGCCGCTTGTTTTTTCTCTTCACATCCGATCGACAGAGGAGGTCCCCATGGACTCGTATTACCATTCGCATGATTTAGGGAAGTTTGCTGAAATTGGGAAAGGCAATACTGCCTTGTGGGAAAAGTTCAAGAGCTACTACGATGCTGTATTTACTGAAGGCGCACTGACCGAACGAGAGAAGGCACTCATTGCCCTGGCCGTCGCCCACACCGTGCAATGTCCCTACTGCATTGATGCCTACACGCAAGCATCACTGGAGAAAGGATCCAATGTCGAAGAGATGACCGAGGCCGTCCACGTCGCCTGCGCCATCCGCGGCGGTGCCTCACTGGTCCATGGCGTACAGATGCGCAACGTGGCAGAGAAGTTGTCGATGTAGGAGCACGCTTTAGATCAGAGATACGGATTTTCCGGAATCGCCAGTGTGAAGTATTTGCCGCGCTCTTCGTACAGGATTCGCTGAGTCGTGAGATCATCAAGAATTGGCTTGAGGATCGTATCACTGCCATGGGTTCTGTCCGCTACCGCTATTCGGATCTGCTCCATGCTTTTGCCCGCCTCATTGCAGATCTCGATCACCAACGCCGCTAGCCCTTCATATCGTCGACGAGTCGGCTGTTTCGGATTACGCCCATCGTAGATCGTGACGTAGCTCGGCGCTTTGGAATAATACAGAAAGGGTTTGTCTCCGGACCGATGCATCCGCTGCCAGTTTTCAATCGCCGCAACCAGCTCTTGATCCAGATCTGGATCGACCGGCCAGTTGTCGAGTTCATACTCAAAGTCGTATGCGATCTTTTTCAAATCCACCTGTCGCGCGTCATACACATACTCGTAGGCCATCCCGGACCCAGTAATCCGGATACCATACTCATGTGGCCTGGTGAAATACGGACTGAAGCGTTGGAGCCAGAATTTCCCGGTCGCTTCTGGTGGCTGCAAATGGAGCAGTGACGGGATCAGGTCGAGCTGCCGCTGGTAATCATCATTGGTCTCGCCTGGGAATCCCAGTAAGATATTCCAAGACACCATCACATGATAGTACTGGCTCCACTTGAGACAGACGATGTTCTGCAGCGGCGTGACGCCCTTGTCCATCGCCTGCAGCTGATTGCGACTCAGACTCTCCAGACCAGGCTGCATGCACTTCACCCCGCCGGCTGCCAAGGTCTTGATCTGGCGCTTCTGCAGATTGCTTTTCGTTTCAATGAAGACATCCAGGTCGCAATGGTCGGCAGCCAGCTTGCCAAAGAGGTCGTCGATGTAGCCCATATCGATAATGTTATCGACCAGCCGAAACCGGACAGCGTCGTAGCGTTGTGAGAGGTCGGCGATCTCTCGCAGCACTTGGTCCGGCGCCTTCGCCCGAAACTTCATACTCTGTGCGTTGAGCCCACAGAACGTGCAGTGATGCTTCTCACCCCACCAACAACCGCGTGAGCCTTCATACAAGAGCACACGATCCAACCCCTGCGCCGTTTGGCCAAGCTCTGCAAGCAGCTGATAGTAGTCGTCATAATCAGGCGGCCCGGTCTTCGCAAAATCTGAAAAGAGCGAGGGGTTGGGCGTGAACATGATCTTCTCGCCTTGGCGGTACGCCACGCCATTCGGATAGTCCTCGGTCTTGCCGGCGAGAACCTGCCGAACCAACGCAAGAAAGCTCTCTTCACCTTCACCGACGACGACATGATCGAGAAAGGGGAACGCTCGGAAGTACTCATGACCCATCTCGCCATCGTAGTTCGCTCCACCGAAAACGATCGTGACATGAGGGTAGAGATCCTTGATCAACTTGGCCATGGTGAGGCTTGCGACATTTTGGTCAAAGGTCGAGGTAAAGCCGACCAGCTTGTATTGGCCCCAATCAATCGACCGTAGCGCCCAGGTTAAAAACTGAGGAGCAATACGCGTAGCGATTTCTTCGAAATAGCCAACCGGCTTACCACACTCTTTCGCCGCCTGCTCAAAAACCGGCTTAAAGACCTGTGGGTACTCTGCCCGCTTCGGGTTGTCTTTGAACAGAAGAGAGGAGAACAGCCACTCACCGAAGAGCGCCCGCTTCTCACAAATGGATTCATGCAACTCCACGCCGATCAGGTGGGCAAACCGGACGTTTAAGTGGTGACAGTCGACGGGAATTCCGTTGGACTTGAGCAACGCGGAGAGTGTACCGAGTTGAATGGAAGGATACTTGGCATAGCTGAACGGCATATTGACGAGCGCGATTTTGGTTTGGTCGCTCATCCCATGCCTTGTACGATTACGCCGCTCAAATCTTGTCAAAAAACCGTTCGCCCTGAGCCTGTCGAAGGGCGTGTGAATTCAAGACACTCCGCTCCTGGTTCGATAAGCCTGTCCTGAGTTCACCGAACGGGCTCACCACGAACGGGAGTTTTTCCGATCACGCCTAACTTGCGGTAGCTCTAAACGGCTCAAACTCTCGATCGGCTTTTGCCGCCAGATAAAAATCGCTCTCAGTCAAGCCATTGATCTTGTGCGTCCAAATCTCAACCTTCACCTTCCCCCAGGCAAGATAGAGATCGGGGTGGTGCCCTTCGGCCTCAGCGATCGCCCCAACCTTGTTCACAAAGGCTAATGCTTGCGCAAAATCTGGGAAAGTAAATAGCCGTTCTAGATGCCCTTGAGCATTCAATGACCAGCCTCGTCCCAGTTCTTTCAGTAGAGCCTGCGCACGATCATTCGGCACCGGCGGGACACCCCCACGACAGGGGATACATTTATTGTCGGCGAGACTCATAGCGTCCTCCTTACCACACGATCAATGCGGCATTGTAAAGGGGATTTCAGGAGATAAACAAGATTGAGAGACGAAGAGGCAACTAGCTACTCAGTCTCATCCGGTGCCCCGCCTGACTTGGCCAGATCGTCGAGTTTGACCTTGTCAGGATTGAACTTCTGTGCCGCCTGCGTCATCCGGTCAAGGGCCTCATCGAACGACAAGGGCGGAGCCTCTTTGGGACGGAACCGAATGGGATTCACGCGGGCGACGACAAAACTCTTGAGATAGGGACTAGTCAACCCCTTGGCCTTGAGGGCTTCGACTTGCTTGACGATGAGATCATCCAACTCGAGAACCACTTTCGCTCTTTGTTGTCGAACAGGCAGCGAAGCCTGCAGCGGTTCCTCTAGAAATTGATCCACTCGCTTCAGGACGGGATGGTAGGCACCCCCGCTGAATCGAGGTCGCTCTTCATAACAGAGCCCCAGTGTAATCAGCGCTGGCTCCTCGAACTCCAGGGCATAAGTCTCTTCGGTAGCCTCATCGAGTTGTGCAAGTTCCTTGTACATTCGAATCACTTCGAGCGCCTTTTCACGAAGATTATGAGCTTTCTCCGTATTCAACGCGAGAATCTGATAGGCAGCAGCCGGTTCCGGCACCACGATGGCGATGATGCTCTTGGCCCCCAGCGTTCGCATGGCGGAGAGGCGATGGTTGCCGTTTGGAGTCCAATATTTCGCCACATGGTCAGGCTTGGCAATTCGCACGGTGATGATGGGATCGAGAAAACGACCGATCTTCCCAATCACCCCTTCCAGCTTTCGGACATGGGTATCGGAAATATTCCGTTGATAGGGCGTCGGCTCCACAAGATCGATCGGCAGTGCCGCGAGGGCCAGCCAGTGGCCACCATAGGGTTCCCGATAGACCGCGAGGGCTTTCCCTCCATCCATTTCGATCTGCCGATGAAGCTCAGCCACAGCTCCGGGTGGTGCCGCAGCCTGTAATTCACCAGCAGCCAAACCCGTGGAGACTCTGACGAGTTTCCGGCGACGCTTGGCCCCGTTGGCCGACTGTGGTTTCTTAAGTTTCTTTTCAGTCATCACACTATGGTAGGACAGCTCCTCGAGAAAAGAAACGCCGACCCGGGGTTATCGTGTGCGTCGATCAGCGGTGTGACTGGTGAGAATTGAAAAAAGTTGCGGGCGACCTTGCACTGAGGTGGGAGGTCGCCCGTCACTTGGCGCTTAGGACGCCGACAGTATCTTG
The Candidatus Nitrospira nitrosa DNA segment above includes these coding regions:
- a CDS encoding response regulator transcription factor yields the protein MTIDRDIINRRILIIDDNVNIHEDFRKILSPPIDSGALDHARAALFGETPTLPTHVSYELEFATQGREGFGLAQTARQSGVPYAAAFVDMRMPPGWDGLETIEHLWYVDPEIQIVVCSAYSDHPWEDVSRRIGDTDKLLILMKPFNSIEVVQMANALTKKWNLARAVKLQIEGLAQNVRQRTTDVRAVNQQLQEQIASRITGSRTDDSQEPVGVMLRQKEEFLAIMSHEILTPMNELIAKVTLLLDSPLNPVQRQHASTLEHCAQDLLSLIKDMHEFLTSRRQETEVRDQS
- a CDS encoding sensor histidine kinase is translated as MNVSPLVWISFGLTSLTLSVMLAGDALVGLVPNHDRQDFEYRRDVAEALAVQYSALAEHQQIATIKLSMARFAQRNPEIRSLALVLQSGEVLAQIGDHTRIWVQPSGGASSLEFLQVPIFAGDESWGVLQVAFRKADMSETERFLNDPWVRFLTFVGVMGFIGYLVFMKRTLRQLDPSGIVPTRVKAALDALTQGVVMIDTRDLIVLTNETFSRAVGKSVTALIGTDLGAIAWKSSNSTGALTVYPWTRAIMDKQPQDNISLFLPGEEGESKKFIVTTVPIMDDGSTVRGALVSFHDVTELDRANSQLKEANNELEVSRVQILQKNQELEVTNTNLHIEMDHRKKAEAEKEKLYQQLMNASRQAGMADVASSVLHNVGNVLNSINVSTDTLLKTLKKPMVGDVCRIAALFSEHQDNLQSFLTADPKGKQIPSYLGLVAESLSGSHQTIQQELDSLVKKVDHIKQVIMSQQDIARAGSIREPVSVEDMMEQALIMAMPEPEKYHIQVVREYRPIPAIMTDRHQVLQVLVNLITNAKNAMIEHSGSTRCLTLRLGVPAGSAFARLEVIDTGGGVKAENLHKLFAQGFTTRKAGHGLGLHSSAIVAKNLGGALQAQSAGEGQGATFTLDLPLVLVEAAA
- the lpxC gene encoding UDP-3-O-acyl-N-acetylglucosamine deacetylase, with the protein product MRNQQTLASTVTCSGVGLHSGQSASITLRPAPPNTGIVFVNRSSDVDAYLPVSIEHKIPTELCTAIKGNGFQVQTIEHLLAALSGMDIDNAFIEVTATEVPVMDGSAAPFVRLIQSAGIVPQERKRSFLKIMAPIEITDGSKRVRIEPSPTPRITYSIHYDHPLIKTQTYDYDCSVGTFENEIAEARTFGFLQEVQALWARGLGKGGTLDNTVVLSGDGIVNQSGLRFDDEFVRHKILDLIGDFSLLGMPFIGHIVADRSGHALHTRLVQQILSQPDKWVLLNVETSEVAVHASPYSTPRQPAVALQAS
- a CDS encoding winged helix-turn-helix domain-containing protein; amino-acid sequence: MEELTDILVGLEQRINAYKSRYQELEKKRRRLDDEIATIKKYLELAETLYRVEADKAKLASLSNQIITTDDSKGIRPVPLMDVTDQSREILLGRSKYVGKSVPQAAYEILRESNRAMHAKELVQRLIEGGLQIKGKTPLTSIATSLKRDKRFRKVGPNTFEALDDMLIQAV
- a CDS encoding inositol monophosphatase family protein, whose product is MLQSGVPSPHESPSHDVLLQAAVDASQAAGVLLLHYAATGFQIEYKNPINLVTDADRAAEQCVIDHLKARFPDHHFLAEERGRDNGGSSPYRWIIDPLDGTTNFAHGYPTYCVSIGLEYEKRCIIGVVFDPSRNELFTAIEHRGAQVNGRPIHASDTKTLDSSLLVTGFAYDIRETTRNNLDHFAKFALKAQGIRRTGSAALDLCYVAAGRFDGFWEVRLSPWDMAAGSVIAREAGGRLTDFSGKDLSIYGQELVASNGQIHEAMLAVLNHASPQP
- a CDS encoding arsenosugar biosynthesis-associated peroxidase-like protein; translation: MDSYYHSHDLGKFAEIGKGNTALWEKFKSYYDAVFTEGALTEREKALIALAVAHTVQCPYCIDAYTQASLEKGSNVEEMTEAVHVACAIRGGASLVHGVQMRNVAEKLSM
- a CDS encoding RiPP maturation radical SAM C-methyltransferase, which translates into the protein MSDQTKIALVNMPFSYAKYPSIQLGTLSALLKSNGIPVDCHHLNVRFAHLIGVELHESICEKRALFGEWLFSSLLFKDNPKRAEYPQVFKPVFEQAAKECGKPVGYFEEIATRIAPQFLTWALRSIDWGQYKLVGFTSTFDQNVASLTMAKLIKDLYPHVTIVFGGANYDGEMGHEYFRAFPFLDHVVVGEGEESFLALVRQVLAGKTEDYPNGVAYRQGEKIMFTPNPSLFSDFAKTGPPDYDDYYQLLAELGQTAQGLDRVLLYEGSRGCWWGEKHHCTFCGLNAQSMKFRAKAPDQVLREIADLSQRYDAVRFRLVDNIIDMGYIDDLFGKLAADHCDLDVFIETKSNLQKRQIKTLAAGGVKCMQPGLESLSRNQLQAMDKGVTPLQNIVCLKWSQYYHVMVSWNILLGFPGETNDDYQRQLDLIPSLLHLQPPEATGKFWLQRFSPYFTRPHEYGIRITGSGMAYEYVYDARQVDLKKIAYDFEYELDNWPVDPDLDQELVAAIENWQRMHRSGDKPFLYYSKAPSYVTIYDGRNPKQPTRRRYEGLAALVIEICNEAGKSMEQIRIAVADRTHGSDTILKPILDDLTTQRILYEERGKYFTLAIPENPYL
- a CDS encoding 4a-hydroxytetrahydrobiopterin dehydratase — its product is MSLADNKCIPCRGGVPPVPNDRAQALLKELGRGWSLNAQGHLERLFTFPDFAQALAFVNKVGAIAEAEGHHPDLYLAWGKVKVEIWTHKINGLTESDFYLAAKADREFEPFRATAS
- a CDS encoding chromosome partitioning protein ParB, translated to MTEKKLKKPQSANGAKRRRKLVRVSTGLAAGELQAAAPPGAVAELHRQIEMDGGKALAVYREPYGGHWLALAALPIDLVEPTPYQRNISDTHVRKLEGVIGKIGRFLDPIITVRIAKPDHVAKYWTPNGNHRLSAMRTLGAKSIIAIVVPEPAAAYQILALNTEKAHNLREKALEVIRMYKELAQLDEATEETYALEFEEPALITLGLCYEERPRFSGGAYHPVLKRVDQFLEEPLQASLPVRQQRAKVVLELDDLIVKQVEALKAKGLTSPYLKSFVVARVNPIRFRPKEAPPLSFDEALDRMTQAAQKFNPDKVKLDDLAKSGGAPDETE